The Acidobacteriaceae bacterium nucleotide sequence GCGCCGATTGACGCGGCGGTGGCAGAGTTGAACGCGAGCGGAGCGAACTGGCGCGAGTACAAGACGTATCTTGCGTCACGACCCGATGCGGCCGAGTTGCAGGCGATTGAGATGCTGCTGGAGCTTTGCCGCCAGTACAAGTTCAAGCTGCACATCGTGCACCTGGCTACAGCGGAGGCTTTGCCCATGCTGGTAGCCGCCAGGCAGGAAGGTCTGCCCGTGACGGTGGAGACTTGCCCGCATTATCTGCACATCAGCGCCGAGCAGATCGCCGATGGAGCGACGCAGTTCAAGTGCGCGCCGCCGATCCGGTCGGACGCGAACCGCGAGAAGCTTTGGCAGGCGCTAGTCGACGGCACGCTGGATTTGATCGCCACGGACCACTCGCCGTGCCCGCCGGAGATGAAGCGATTGACGGTGACAGAACCGGGGCAGGAAGCCGGTCGCTTCGACGAAGCGTGGGGAGGCATCGCTTCCCTTTCGACGGCTCTGCCAGTGCTTTGGACGGAGTGCGCGAAGCGTGGGTTGACGCTGGAGCAGCTGGCAAAGTGGACGTCGCTGGGCCCGGCGCAGCTTGCAGGGTTGGCGACGGAGGTTGGCTCGATTGAGCCGGGCAAGCACGCAAACTTTGTCGCGCTGGATACGGAGGCGAGCTTCGTCCTGCGCGAGGAGGACCTGCATTATCGGCACAAAGTATCGCCGTATCTAGGCGAAACGTTGCAGGGCGTGGTGCGCGCGACGTGGCTGCGCGGCGAAAAAATCTACACCAACGAGAGCGGTGAAGCTGTGTTCGCCGACACAAACAAGGGGCGCGAGTACGCGCTATCCTGTGCACTCAACTAAGCTGGAACGCATGGCGCTGAACTTTACCCCATCCTCGAACCCGATTCTCGAAGCCTGGAACCGCACAGAGCAAGATACGGCCATGCATACGATCCTGCCATGCAACGGCTCACAAGCGTGGGCCATTGGCGTGGTGAATGAGTATCCGTACGACACACCGGAAGAGCTTTTTGCTTCCGCCGATAAGGTCTGGTGGTCGCTGAGCGAGAAGGACTGGCAGGAGGCGTTCGACTCGCATCCTCGCATTGGCGAAGCGAAGGCCAAGGCTGCGACGGAGAAGTCGCTGACGTGGAGCGAAGGCGAACAGGCTGCAGCGAACCCGGATGCTGCGGTCAAGGCGAAGCTTGCGGAGGCGAACAAGGAGTACGAGCAGAAGTTCGGCCGCATCTTCATCGTTTGCGCCACGGGCAAGTCTGCCGCAGAGATGCTGGCAATTCTGGAAGCCCGCATGAGCAACGATGCGAACACGGAGCTGAAGGAAGCCGCGGAGCAGCAGCGGCAGATTACACAGCTTCGCTTGCGCAAGTGGCTCGAGCTTCCGCTGAATTACGGCACAAT carries:
- the allB gene encoding allantoinase AllB — its product is MVHAIRSRRVVTPEGVRDAVVVLDGECIVAVKAAEELAPDVPVEDLGDVALLPGLIDAHTHINEPGRTEWEGFVTATRAAAAGGFTTVVDMPLNCLPETIDVDALETKREAAKGKCLIDYALWGGAVDGNQLSIEPLALDGVPGFKCFLIYPGCDGFTSIDRVNLEQALPHIAKTGLPLLVHAELAAPIDAAVAELNASGANWREYKTYLASRPDAAELQAIEMLLELCRQYKFKLHIVHLATAEALPMLVAARQEGLPVTVETCPHYLHISAEQIADGATQFKCAPPIRSDANREKLWQALVDGTLDLIATDHSPCPPEMKRLTVTEPGQEAGRFDEAWGGIASLSTALPVLWTECAKRGLTLEQLAKWTSLGPAQLAGLATEVGSIEPGKHANFVALDTEASFVLREEDLHYRHKVSPYLGETLQGVVRATWLRGEKIYTNESGEAVFADTNKGREYALSCALN
- the uraD gene encoding 2-oxo-4-hydroxy-4-carboxy-5-ureidoimidazoline decarboxylase translates to MALNFTPSSNPILEAWNRTEQDTAMHTILPCNGSQAWAIGVVNEYPYDTPEELFASADKVWWSLSEKDWQEAFDSHPRIGEAKAKAATEKSLTWSEGEQAAANPDAAVKAKLAEANKEYEQKFGRIFIVCATGKSAAEMLAILEARMSNDANTELKEAAEQQRQITQLRLRKWLELPLNYGTMSKGAK